One stretch of Corynebacterium imitans DNA includes these proteins:
- a CDS encoding ATP-dependent helicase translates to MSPTLLSRYLGQKFPPTEQQAAVIGAEPGPLLVVAGAGAGKTETMAARVVWLVANGYARPDEILGLTFTRKAAQELGKRIRDRLATLAANRDLVRRLDPSGELADALQVIAPTVSTYDSYAGDLVREYGLLVPVEPDSRLITDAELHAIATEVVTDYAGPVIASGGKNPAVGTVVGEVLALVTSMGNELATPEEVDEQAAAFLAETESLPMAPRARTEFTQKLQKWRSTQEERRAYLPLARELNEELRRRGVVTFNEQMSTAAALARDHERVGRAQRQRFRVVMLDEYQDTSHAQRVLLRSLFGQGADPELTVTAVGDPMQAIYGWRGATAENLAAFVEDFPVGGSPAPKKQLTTSWRNPPEILALANSVSDAVLGTSEQRAVAPLAARPGADSGEVALGFFPTNEDELAFVADNLAAQYRESQEQGASFSAAVLVRKNRHSAEIAEQLAARSVPYEIVGVGGLLDVPEVADALAVATMLVRPADSAAALRILAGPAVGLGLADLAALAARANNLRGSTQEEETAGEDAAARLAAQLEALQARAAALHAGAEAPAGLADAVADLGEPERYSEEGLRRLRELAAKLRYLRTQSLGKRLVDLFTDIIDVFGIRTEVLARSSAAGTVHLERLLSAVAAYPGTSLEGLLDYFALAREHEDGLAPGAVASRTDRVQILTAHKAKGLEWDTVAVLHADNATYAAKAETFLTWVRNLPGASFGDPEYLADFAEVENRTQFEKAGAAWLKQVRAELAEESARLFYVAVTRAERKLLITGSRTKPEVAREAEPYEHFATMRTLVEEPVAWASGEEAAETEVPEPTEDTEDTAPSGTWPHFDPEPETLAAAARVDKAREELPALTEGELFELWERDVTALIEEHERAAAPATAVVMPAELTASDVVALKADPEQFARRARRPVPFKPNTYAKRGTAFHEWLEEFYGQLPLLTEDELPGGDEAEVDAATLKRLKRSFERSHWARRSPVHVEHPFELALGESVVRGRMDAVFRDADGGWVVVDWKTGAKPAPAQMEAAKLQLAVYAEAWRRIAGDGKPVRAVFFYVRTGEDYSPSELPDADRLAELLDAGSASVSGLSHS, encoded by the coding sequence ATGTCGCCGACACTTTTGTCGCGCTACCTCGGGCAGAAGTTCCCGCCCACCGAGCAGCAGGCCGCGGTTATCGGGGCTGAGCCCGGTCCGCTGCTCGTAGTGGCCGGTGCCGGAGCGGGAAAGACGGAGACCATGGCCGCGCGCGTGGTGTGGCTGGTGGCCAACGGCTACGCGCGGCCCGACGAGATCCTGGGGCTGACCTTTACTCGCAAGGCGGCGCAGGAGCTGGGCAAACGCATCCGCGACCGGCTGGCCACCCTGGCCGCCAACCGCGACCTGGTGCGCCGGCTGGATCCCTCCGGTGAGCTCGCGGACGCGCTGCAGGTTATTGCCCCGACCGTGTCCACCTACGACTCCTATGCCGGCGACCTCGTGCGTGAATACGGCCTGCTGGTTCCGGTCGAGCCGGACTCACGGCTGATCACGGACGCGGAACTGCACGCGATCGCCACCGAGGTGGTCACGGACTACGCCGGGCCGGTGATTGCCAGCGGCGGGAAGAACCCAGCGGTGGGCACCGTGGTTGGGGAGGTCCTCGCGCTTGTGACCTCGATGGGCAACGAGCTGGCCACGCCCGAGGAGGTGGACGAGCAGGCTGCGGCGTTTCTGGCGGAGACCGAGTCGCTGCCGATGGCACCGCGTGCGCGCACCGAGTTCACTCAGAAGCTGCAGAAGTGGCGCAGCACGCAAGAGGAGCGCCGGGCGTACCTGCCGCTGGCCCGCGAGCTGAACGAGGAGCTGCGGCGGCGCGGGGTAGTGACCTTCAACGAGCAGATGTCCACCGCCGCGGCACTGGCGCGCGACCATGAGCGCGTCGGGCGCGCCCAGCGGCAGCGCTTCCGGGTGGTGATGTTGGACGAGTACCAGGACACCTCCCACGCCCAGCGCGTGCTGCTACGCAGCTTGTTCGGCCAAGGCGCTGACCCCGAGCTGACGGTCACGGCGGTGGGCGATCCGATGCAGGCTATCTACGGGTGGCGTGGTGCCACCGCGGAGAACCTTGCTGCCTTTGTCGAGGATTTTCCCGTCGGCGGTTCGCCCGCGCCGAAGAAGCAGCTGACCACCTCGTGGCGCAACCCACCGGAGATCCTGGCTTTGGCCAACAGCGTGTCCGACGCGGTGTTAGGCACCAGCGAACAGCGCGCGGTCGCCCCGCTTGCGGCCCGGCCTGGTGCGGACAGCGGGGAAGTGGCCCTCGGGTTTTTCCCGACGAACGAGGATGAGCTCGCGTTCGTGGCCGACAACCTCGCCGCACAGTACCGGGAGTCCCAGGAGCAGGGCGCGTCCTTTTCCGCCGCGGTGCTGGTGCGCAAGAACCGGCACTCCGCCGAGATCGCGGAGCAGCTCGCCGCCCGCAGCGTGCCTTACGAAATCGTCGGCGTCGGCGGTCTTCTCGACGTCCCAGAGGTCGCCGACGCGCTCGCCGTGGCCACCATGCTGGTCCGCCCCGCGGACTCGGCGGCCGCACTCCGCATCCTCGCCGGCCCCGCCGTGGGACTTGGGCTTGCCGACCTTGCCGCGCTCGCCGCCCGCGCGAACAACCTGCGCGGTAGTACACAGGAAGAGGAGACGGCAGGTGAGGACGCGGCCGCACGCCTTGCAGCGCAGCTCGAGGCACTGCAAGCCCGTGCCGCAGCCCTTCACGCTGGGGCGGAAGCGCCCGCGGGACTTGCCGACGCCGTGGCAGATCTCGGCGAGCCGGAGCGCTACAGCGAGGAGGGGCTGCGCCGGCTGCGCGAGCTCGCCGCGAAGCTGCGGTATTTGCGTACCCAGAGCCTGGGCAAGCGGCTCGTGGACTTGTTCACCGACATCATTGACGTCTTCGGCATCCGCACCGAGGTGCTCGCCCGCAGCTCTGCCGCTGGCACCGTCCACCTCGAGCGCCTCCTCAGTGCGGTCGCGGCCTACCCCGGGACCAGCCTGGAAGGCCTGCTCGACTACTTCGCGCTCGCCCGCGAACACGAGGATGGCCTGGCCCCAGGTGCCGTGGCCTCCCGCACCGATCGGGTGCAGATCCTGACCGCGCACAAGGCGAAAGGGCTGGAGTGGGACACCGTCGCAGTCCTGCACGCCGACAACGCCACCTACGCCGCCAAAGCAGAGACCTTCCTCACCTGGGTGCGCAACCTCCCGGGCGCCTCCTTCGGCGACCCGGAGTACCTGGCGGACTTCGCCGAGGTGGAAAACCGGACCCAGTTTGAAAAGGCCGGTGCCGCCTGGCTGAAGCAGGTGCGCGCCGAGCTGGCGGAGGAATCCGCCCGCCTCTTTTACGTCGCCGTCACTCGCGCCGAGCGCAAGCTGCTCATCACCGGCTCGCGGACCAAACCGGAGGTTGCGCGCGAGGCGGAACCCTACGAGCACTTCGCCACCATGCGCACGCTCGTAGAGGAGCCGGTGGCGTGGGCGAGCGGGGAAGAAGCCGCGGAGACAGAGGTACCGGAACCAACAGAAGACACAGAGGACACTGCCCCCTCGGGCACCTGGCCCCACTTCGACCCCGAGCCGGAAACGCTCGCTGCCGCAGCCCGCGTCGACAAAGCACGCGAGGAACTGCCCGCGCTCACCGAGGGCGAACTCTTTGAGCTGTGGGAGCGCGACGTCACCGCGCTGATCGAGGAGCACGAACGTGCCGCGGCCCCAGCCACCGCCGTAGTCATGCCCGCCGAGCTGACTGCCTCGGACGTGGTCGCGCTCAAGGCCGATCCGGAGCAGTTCGCGCGCCGGGCGCGCAGGCCGGTGCCCTTTAAACCGAATACCTACGCCAAACGCGGCACTGCCTTCCACGAGTGGCTGGAGGAGTTCTACGGCCAACTACCCCTGCTTACCGAGGATGAGCTGCCCGGCGGCGACGAGGCGGAGGTGGATGCCGCAACGCTCAAGCGCCTAAAGCGTTCCTTCGAGCGCAGCCACTGGGCGCGGCGCAGCCCCGTCCACGTGGAGCACCCTTTCGAGCTCGCACTGGGCGAGTCGGTTGTGCGCGGCCGGATGGACGCCGTATTCCGCGACGCAGATGGCGGCTGGGTCGTGGTGGACTGGAAGACCGGGGCGAAGCCCGCGCCCGCGCAGATGGAGGCGGCGAAGCTGCAGCTGGCGGTGTATGCGGAGGCGTGGCGTCGAATAGCGGGCGACGGCAAACCGGTGCGCGCTGTGTTCTTCTACGTGCGCACAGGCGAGGACTACTCCCCGTCGGAGCTGCCGGACGCGGACCGGCTCGCAGAGCTGTTGGACGCTGGCAGTGCTAGTGTTTCGGGGTTAAGTCACTCATGA
- a CDS encoding potassium channel family protein — translation MRRRYPFAWRDRVRDDVDRSDVPVHTLLDVITIPTEERTTPWALIARRFAYATMLMVIVALIVYLDTDGYTEPLTFIDALYYSAVSLSTTGYGDITPVTQDARLVNIFVITPARVAFLMLLVGTTLSVLTEDSRKTLQIQQWRRTVRNHTIVVGYGTKGRSAVDALLAGDTAPSSIVVIDSDPVALGHAEKRGLVTVHGDGTKSSVLRVAGITRARSVVVAPSSDDTAVLVTLSVREMAPRAMIVASARESENQHLLMQSGADSVVVSAETTGRLLGLATVTPPVVEMMEDLLSPDEGFAVAERPIADDEVGSNPRHLADIVLGVVRSGELYRIDVPEAETVEPGDRLLYVRMTQPQESPEAQKPSE, via the coding sequence ATGAGGCGGCGTTACCCCTTTGCCTGGCGGGATCGCGTCCGCGACGACGTGGACCGCTCGGACGTTCCGGTGCATACGCTCCTTGATGTCATCACCATCCCTACAGAGGAACGCACCACCCCGTGGGCGCTCATTGCCCGGCGCTTCGCCTATGCCACGATGCTCATGGTCATCGTGGCGCTGATCGTGTACCTGGACACGGATGGCTACACCGAGCCGCTGACCTTTATCGACGCGCTGTACTACTCAGCGGTGTCGCTGTCTACCACGGGCTACGGCGACATCACCCCGGTGACCCAGGACGCGCGCCTGGTCAATATCTTCGTGATCACCCCGGCTCGTGTGGCGTTCCTGATGCTCTTGGTCGGCACGACCCTGTCCGTGCTGACGGAGGATTCCCGCAAGACACTTCAGATTCAGCAGTGGAGGAGAACTGTGCGCAATCACACCATTGTGGTCGGCTACGGCACGAAAGGCCGTTCCGCTGTCGACGCCCTGCTCGCGGGCGATACCGCACCGAGCAGCATCGTCGTCATTGACTCGGATCCGGTTGCCTTGGGTCACGCCGAGAAGCGCGGCCTGGTCACCGTCCACGGCGACGGCACGAAGTCGAGCGTGCTGCGAGTCGCCGGCATTACCCGCGCACGTTCCGTCGTGGTGGCTCCGAGCTCGGACGATACGGCCGTCCTGGTCACCCTGTCGGTGCGTGAGATGGCACCGCGCGCGATGATCGTGGCCAGCGCCCGCGAGAGCGAGAACCAGCACCTGCTGATGCAATCGGGCGCGGACTCGGTGGTGGTGTCCGCCGAAACGACCGGCCGCCTGCTCGGCCTTGCCACGGTCACTCCGCCCGTGGTGGAGATGATGGAGGACCTGCTCAGCCCTGACGAAGGCTTCGCCGTTGCCGAGCGTCCGATCGCCGACGATGAGGTTGGCTCCAACCCGCGCCACCTCGCCGACATCGTGCTCGGCGTGGTGCGCTCGGGTGAGCTGTACCGCATCGATGTGCCGGAGGCGGAGACCGTCGAGCCGGGCGATCGCCTCCTGTACGTGCGCATGACGCAGCCGCAGGAGTCGCCCGAAGCGCAGAAGCCGTCGGAGTAG
- a CDS encoding NAD(+) diphosphatase, translating into MYLLFDATLHFPLNSQGQPLLLPTLPSGVKVTTRARVSPEVTAVRVSDVTAEELATQALAEATASAREWFDDPLIARAVGLLVAHERGGFDPADGSRLAWDASGAFARGASDRPVFPRIDPCVIGVVEHADSKRILLGENRRRPGYFTCIAGYMDVGERAEDAFAREVLEETGRRIADVAYVGSQPWPLSGSLMLGFFARTEDEDAVGETDGELSRIIWATRADLGQLSLAPEGSIARQLIGRWAASEL; encoded by the coding sequence TTGTACCTGCTTTTCGACGCCACGTTGCACTTCCCCCTCAACTCCCAGGGCCAACCGCTGCTCCTGCCTACCCTGCCGTCCGGCGTAAAGGTGACCACCAGGGCGCGGGTGAGTCCGGAGGTGACCGCGGTGCGGGTATCCGATGTGACCGCCGAGGAGCTTGCGACGCAGGCGCTAGCCGAAGCGACAGCGAGCGCGCGTGAGTGGTTCGATGATCCGCTCATCGCGCGCGCTGTCGGGCTTCTCGTCGCGCACGAGCGCGGCGGCTTCGATCCGGCAGACGGCTCCCGGCTCGCCTGGGACGCCTCGGGCGCGTTTGCGCGGGGTGCCTCTGACCGGCCTGTCTTCCCGCGGATCGATCCTTGCGTGATTGGGGTGGTGGAGCACGCCGATTCCAAGCGCATCCTGTTGGGGGAGAACCGCCGCCGGCCCGGCTACTTTACCTGCATCGCCGGCTACATGGATGTGGGCGAGCGCGCCGAGGACGCCTTTGCGCGCGAGGTGTTGGAGGAAACCGGGCGCAGGATTGCAGATGTGGCGTATGTTGGGTCGCAGCCGTGGCCACTTTCCGGGTCGTTGATGCTGGGCTTCTTTGCCAGGACCGAAGACGAGGACGCGGTGGGGGAGACCGATGGGGAGTTGAGCCGGATCATCTGGGCGACGCGCGCGGACTTGGGGCAGCTTTCACTTGCTCCGGAGGGCAGTATCGCGCGCCAGCTCATTGGCCGCTGGGCCGCAAGCGAGTTGTAG